GTTTAGCCAATGAATTTTATTTATTGGCGTATGATTTTGCCAAACAGCACAGCGATTTTTTAACACAGGCTTTTGTTACCAACCGTTTGGGTACCATTTTTTATGCCCAACACGATTATACGCTTGCCCTCGAAAACTTTAAGCACACGCTAACAGCCATAAGGTCGGCCAATTTTGACGGAGAGCATAAAACAAAATGGGTGCAAGTGTATAACAACATTGCGTTGTGCTATGTGCAAAAGGGTTTTTACGACTCGGCTTTGTTTTACTACGATAGTGCCTTAACTAAAACCCAAAGCCTTGACTCTAAGATAAAAGAGAATGCTTACGGGGTAGTTAGCGGCAACATTGGCCGGTTGTTTCAATTGAAGGGTGAATACGAGGCTGCAACGGAACGCTTACACACCAATATAGCCATTAACAGCAGGCCTAATTTTGATAATGGTGATGCGGTTACCTCGTATACTTACCTGTTGGAAATATATAACGAGCTTGACAGCATTGATGCCTTTGAGACCAATATTGAAAAAGCGATAGACTTTACATTTAAAGTTAAGCAATCGCGGATGAAAGAATGGCGGGCTCGCTTGTATGGTTTAATGTCGGCTTTTCAGGCTAAGAGGGGCAACTACAAAAGTGCACATCATTTTCAAAGCCAGCAAATGGCCTTGGTAGATTCTATTACCAAGATAAACGAAGCTGAAAACCTGCAAGACATGATTCTCTTTAGGGAACTGAACGAGAAAACCAAAATGGTTGAGCTTCTGGAAGCGGATAACGCCTCTAACCAACTGAGACTGCAAACGTTTATTGCCATATCGGTGTTGGTGGTGGTTATTCTGGTGATTGTGGTGTTCTTTATGAACGTTTACCGCAAAAACCTAAAAGAGCAGAAGAAACTGAACGAACAAGTGGCACTGCAAAATGAGCAGATTACATTGAATACTATCGACCTTGAGCAGGCGATAGAGGAAATGAAGTTGCTTAATACTGAAAAGAACCGCATGCTGGGCATGGTGGCTCATGATTTAAGGGGGCCGATTTATAATATTACAGGAGTGCTGCAATTACTTGAAGGCTCGGAGAGTTTTGCTCAAATGAACGATGCTGATGTGCAGTTGGTTGAATTGATTAAACGCTCTTGCGAGAATGCACTGGATGTGATAAATGATTTGCTGGATGCTGCGCACCTTGATAATGGCGGGCTTGAGATTGAGAAGAGCGACCAGCAACTTGCAGAAATAATACGCAGCACGGTGCGTTTGTATGAAAACCGCGCCCAACAAAAACAAATTACGATTGAATTTAGCGACCCTAAAGAGGTGATAACTGCGTTTGTAAGCAAAGAAAAAATGACCCGAGCGGTGGGCAATTTGCTTTCAAATGCTATAAAATTCAGCCATGCCAATAGTATTATCCGTATTGTACTTTCAGAAGTAAACGGGCATGCGCTTATCTCTATTGCCGATGAAGGCATGGGTATACCTGAAAAACTGCGGAATGCTATCTACGATAAATTTACCATGGCCAAGCGGCACGGCACAGAGGGAGAAAAACCCGTGGGTCTAGGTATGTCTATCGTTAAACAGATTGTAGATGCACACAACGGCCGCATTTGGTTTGACACCGAAGTGAACCGCGGTACTACCTTCTATATCGAAATCCCTTTGAAAGGTTAATCGGGTTGTCCGTTAATCTTCTTAATCAGTTTTCTTAAGTTTTGGTTAGAATCTATACGTTGATCCATCCGACGCAATGTTGTATCTGATATCACCCAGTTCATAGAAAACGAAGTTGTATCAGCGGGATGTTTCATGTCGTAAAGATTAATCTTCGTCCAACAGTTAGAGCAATTAGTATTTGCATAGGTTTGAACAAACGAGCGAAGACGATCGTTGTTTACGTTGGTTTGTTGCCCATACGACCCTGATAGCGTTATTAAAGGGGTAAACAAATCGTTTACCAACGGGTGCATCCTGCTGGGCTCTGTTGCACCGCCTTCAGAGTTAGAAATATGTATGATGTGGAACTCAATTTTATTTCTAATTGGCCTGTAGAAGGTGTCTTTTGCCATCAACCCGTTTAG
Above is a window of Bacteroidota bacterium DNA encoding:
- a CDS encoding sensor histidine kinase, translating into MPACKQSNSLHERELKISELDSLVEITHAMIDTGYKSNYEPLKQRLTELEKKCIETGNKEGQARVYLMLGSMERWRQNYLEGLNWCHKAYEVIKSSGTSSELDVMLEIGDIYRDLNKKRLANEFYLLAYDFAKQHSDFLTQAFVTNRLGTIFYAQHDYTLALENFKHTLTAIRSANFDGEHKTKWVQVYNNIALCYVQKGFYDSALFYYDSALTKTQSLDSKIKENAYGVVSGNIGRLFQLKGEYEAATERLHTNIAINSRPNFDNGDAVTSYTYLLEIYNELDSIDAFETNIEKAIDFTFKVKQSRMKEWRARLYGLMSAFQAKRGNYKSAHHFQSQQMALVDSITKINEAENLQDMILFRELNEKTKMVELLEADNASNQLRLQTFIAISVLVVVILVIVVFFMNVYRKNLKEQKKLNEQVALQNEQITLNTIDLEQAIEEMKLLNTEKNRMLGMVAHDLRGPIYNITGVLQLLEGSESFAQMNDADVQLVELIKRSCENALDVINDLLDAAHLDNGGLEIEKSDQQLAEIIRSTVRLYENRAQQKQITIEFSDPKEVITAFVSKEKMTRAVGNLLSNAIKFSHANSIIRIVLSEVNGHALISIADEGMGIPEKLRNAIYDKFTMAKRHGTEGEKPVGLGMSIVKQIVDAHNGRIWFDTEVNRGTTFYIEIPLKG